The following proteins come from a genomic window of Salvia hispanica cultivar TCC Black 2014 chromosome 4, UniMelb_Shisp_WGS_1.0, whole genome shotgun sequence:
- the LOC125221803 gene encoding chlorophyllide a oxygenase, chloroplastic-like: MEGQLRSLSSQLLITRISKISLLLSLLSKITTKFNIHTTSFFFFFLIRWQLFAKFRPDPDPNSVEMSAAIATVAALALPISFSRSSKISSKRGISGGFRVFAIIGEEGGSIERKKPWNTLFEVEDPRSKLQRSDGKFLDAYQALEVARFDIQFCDWKARQDVLAIMLLHEKVVEVLNPLAREFKSIGTLKKELAELQEGLAQAHNQVHISEARVSRAVDKLAYMETLVNDKIMQERTVSEDDVSPPSTSTGSAECMKNRQARRSLNVSGPVQPYSPRLKNFWYPIAFSADLKDDTMIPLDCFEESWVLFRGKDGKPGCVRNTCAHRACPLDLGSVHEGRIQCPYHGWEYSTDGKCEKMPSTKLLNVRIKALPCFEQEGMIWIWPGDDPPTASLPSLLPPSGFQIHAEIVMELPVEHGLLLDNLLDLAHAPFTHTSTFAKGWSVPSMVKFLTPANGLQGYWDPYPIDMEFRPPCMVLSTIGISKPGKLEGQSTRECSTHLHQLHVCLPSSRNKTRLLYRMSLDFAPILKYVPFMQYVWRYFAEQVLNEDLRLVLGQQERMLKGANIWNLPVSYDKLGVRYRLWRNSVEEGYEQEPFSK; this comes from the exons ATGGAAGGCCAGTTGAGATCGCTCTCCAGCCAACTTCTTATCACTAGAATCTCCAaaatctctcttcttctctctcttttgagTAAAATAACtaccaaatttaatattcatactacctcattcttcttcttcttcttgatcCGGTGGCAACTATTTGCCAAATTCAGACCCGACCCGGATCCGAATTCAGTTGAGATGTCCGCCGCCATTGCCACCGTTGCTGCTCTAGCTCTTCCAATCTCCTTTTCTCGCTCTTCTAAGATTAGCAGCAAAAGG GGCATCAGTGGTGGATTCAGGGTATTTGCTATAATTGGGGAAGAAGGTGGGTCgatagagagaaagaagcCTTGGAATACCTTGTTTGAAGTAGAGGATCCGAGGTCTAAGCTTCAAAGATCCGATGGCAAGTTCTTGGACGCATACCAGGCTCTAGAGGTGGCTCGCTTCGATATACAATTCTGCGATTGGAAGGCCCGGCAAGATGTCCTCGCAATCATGCTCCTACATGAAAAG GTTGTGGAAGTTTTAAATCCTCTTGCTCGTGAGTTCAAATCGATAGGGACGCTAAAAAAGGAACTTGCGGAGTTGCAGGAGGGACTAGCTCAAGCTCACAATCAG gtaCATATATCAGAAGCAAGAGTGTCCAGAGCTGTGGACAAGCTAGCTTACATGGAAACATTGGTTAATGATAAGATAATGCAAGAAAGAACCGTATCTGAAGATGATGTTTCGCCTCCAAGTACTTCGACCGGATCTGCAGAGTGCATGAAGAACAGACAGGCTCGAAGAAGCCTCAATGTTTCTGGCCCGGTCCAGCCATACAGTCCCCGTTTGAAGAACTTTTGGTATCCCATTGCCTTCTCTGCGGACTTGAAGGATGACACTATG ATCCCACTGGATTGCTTTGAGGAATCTTGGGTTCTATTTCGAGGGAAAGATGGCAAACCTGGTTGTGTGCGGAATACTTGTGCCCACCGCGCGTGCCCGCTCGACCTTGGCTCGGTTCACGAGGGTCGTATCCAGTGTCCTTATCATG GATGGGAATACTCAACTGATGGGAAATGTGAGAAAATGCCATCTACTAAATTGCTCAATGTGAGAATCAAGGCATTACCATGCTTTGAGCAAGAGGGGATGATATGGATTTGGCCAGGAGATGATCCTCCAACTGCAAGTCTTCCGTCTCTGCTACCACCGTCAGGATTTCAAATTCATGCTGAG ATTGTGATGGAACTTCCAGTTGAACATGGCCTCTTGTTGGACAACCTCTTGGACCTTGCACATGCTCCTTTCACGCATACATCCACCTTTGCAAAGGGTTGGAGCGTCCCAAG CATGGTGAAGTTCTTGACACCTGCAAATGGTCTGCAAGGCTACTGGGATCCTTACCCGATAGATATGGAATTCCGGCCACCTTGTATGGTACTGTCCACCATTGGGATTTCAAAGCCCGGTAAACTAGAAGGGCAGAGTACGAGAGAATGCTCTACACATCTACACCAACTTCATGTCTGCTTACCTTCGTCAAGAAATAAAACCAGATTACTGTACAGAATGTCACTTGACTTTGCTCCAATATTGAAGTATGTTCCTTTTATGCAATATGTGTGGAGATATTTCGCTGAACAG GTCTTAAATGAGGATCTACGGCTTGTACTCGGCCAACAAGAACGGATGCTTAAAGGAGCAAACATATGGAATCTACCGGTTTCATACGATAAACTCGGAGTAAGATACAGGCTATGGAGAAACTCAGTTGAGGAAGGTTATGAGCAAGAACCCTTCAGCAAATAA
- the LOC125220702 gene encoding uncharacterized protein LOC125220702, giving the protein MAFDNLMAMEQPWMFRPQFGDAWIADIFAKETDTLTKALQKSISTTSSAGDAFSAEMAFAKPSPPTPSDGSENDAAVSKQPSPVAAKEKQQPSDASSFKK; this is encoded by the coding sequence ATGgcatttgataatttgatggCGATGGAGCAGCCATGGATGTTCCGCCCCCAATTCGGCGACGCTTGGATCGCCGACATCTTTGCCAAGGAAACCGATACCCTAACAAAGGCTCTGCAGAAATCGATCTCCACGACCTCGTCCGCCGGCGACGCCTTCTCCGCTGAGATGGCCTTCGCCAAGCCCTCTCCGCCGACCCCCTCCGATGGCTCCGAGAACGACGCTGCGGTGTCGAAGCAGCCCTCTCCTGTCGCCGCAAAGGAGAAACAACAGCCTTCCGATGCGTCTTCTTTCAAGAAGTAG
- the LOC125224163 gene encoding protein DMP3-like, translating into MSLRQRTPSTPNPPPPPPQNDVVPQPSPPLPPPRDALSQALQGTANLANLLPTGTLLAFQVLTPIFTNNGSCDAATRPMTLALLSLLAASCFLASFTDSLKCANGDVHYGFATTKGLWLFDNPDAAELPADLSRYRLNLMDAVHAVLSVAVFAVVAMRDKNAVGCFYPEAAREVQEVVNIAPVGIGLIASLLFVVFPSTRNGIGYPVTRDR; encoded by the coding sequence ATGTCTCTAAGACAAAGAACTCCATCAACCCCCaatccaccaccaccaccaccccaaaacgacgtcgttccACAGCCTTCGCCCCCGCTGCCCCCTCCCCGCGATGCGCTCTCCCAAGCCCTCCAAGGCACCGCAAACCTCGCCAACCTCCTCCCCACCGGAACCCTCCTCGCCTTCCAAGTCCTCACCCCGATCTTCACCAACAACGGGTCATGCGACGCGGCCACGCGCCCCATGACCCTCGCCCTCCTCTCCCTCCTCGCCGCCTCCTGCTTCCTCGCCTCCTTCACCGACAGCCTCAAATGCGCCAACGGCGACGTCCACTACGGCTTCGCCACGACGAAAGGGCTGTGGCTGTTCGACAATCCCGACGCGGCGGAGCTGCCTGCTGACCTGAGCCGGTACCGGCTGAATTTGATGGACGCGGTGCATGCGGTGCTGTCGGTGGCGGTGTTCGCGGTGGTGGCGATGAGGGATAAGAATGCGGTGGGGTGCTTCTATCCGGAGGCGGCGCGTGAGGTGCAGGAGGTGGTGAATATTGCTCCGGTTGGGATTGGATTGATTGCTAGTTTGTTGTTTGTggtttttccttctacaaggAATGGGATTGGTTATCCTGTTACTAGGGatagatga
- the LOC125218047 gene encoding uncharacterized protein LOC125218047, giving the protein MALDEDFELANAFYRDNLRVKMEAIVNKINADAKCHGEMYAVGSFINDVRNIPHELSLLTFTVKQINGRFKFLDVVKTVQGMVSKQRRGVVEYLVEEWRFLPQQVAVHSDGDGAGVMCIGGGSCSDSESLMDWE; this is encoded by the exons ATGGCGCTTGACGAAGACTTTGAGCTGGCTAATGCTTTTTATCGAGATAACTTGAGGGTAAAGATGGAAGCTAttgttaacaaaattaatgctGATGCCAAG TGTCATGGAGAAATGTACGCGGTGGGCAGTTTTATAAATGATGTGAGGAACATACCACATGAGTTGAGCCTTCTAACATTTACTGTGAAGCAAATTAATGGTCGTTTTAAGTTTCTTGATGTCGTCAAGACTGTCCAAGGGATGGTATCAAAACAAAGACGTGGTGTAGTAGAATATTTGGTCGAGGAGTGGAGGTTTTTACCTCAACAAGTTGCTGTCCATTCTGATGGTGATGGTGCCGGAGTTATGTGTATTGGTGGGGGTTCGTGTTCTGATTCCGAGTCCCTAATGGACTGGGAGTGA
- the LOC125224147 gene encoding uncharacterized protein LOC125224147 translates to MNQWRSDERKWCFFHPTELVVGICALCLKERLLALASAKKNSLHKTLGLGSTTRKSPSSSLNKIFALTALLNRLDIKDHKSSVDDHFCRSSTSTQDDSFISIKFEDNGIASWEKGKCAATEDKKIKCLVEHSKPRGALRWRRRIGHIFKLMRLKKSNKGIICHVGAKQRKSISLNTIDKM, encoded by the exons ATGAACCAGTGGCGATCCGATGAGAGAAAATGGTGCTTTTTCCATCCCACAGAATTGGTGGTAGGGATTTGTGCTCTCTGTTTGAAAGAGAGGCTCTTGGCTTTAGCTTCAGCCAAGAAAAACTCTCTTCACAAAACTCTCGGTTTAGGTTCAACCACTAGGAAATCGCCCTCTTCTTCTCTCAACAAGATCTTTGCTCTCACGGCTCTGCTCAATCGTCTCGACATCAAAGATCACAAATCTTCCGTTGATGATCACTTCTGCCGCAGCTCAACATCCACTCAAGATG ACTCTTTTATATCGATCAAGTTTGAAGATAATGGCATTGCCtcatgggaaaagggaaaatgtgCTGCAACAGAGGATAAGAAGATCAAGTGTTTGGTGGAGCACTCGAAACCACGTGGGGCGCTGAGGTGGCGAAGGCGGATTGGCCACATATTCAAGCTCATGAGATTGAAGAAGTCCAACAAAGGCATTATTTGCCATGTGGGAGCAAAGCAAAGGAAGAGTATAAGTCTAAATACTATTGACAAAATGTAG
- the LOC125221804 gene encoding uncharacterized protein LOC125221804 — protein sequence MFFFFVGGLEQQARQVLKSGVGRCISCGSPADLVEYEKVLKAFFVPVWRWPGKEPLMHCKDCNLFFPQSISPPPPPPRLLEKESVDAALRCHFCSRQVDASFRFCPFCGSGL from the coding sequence atgtttttctttttcgtggGAGGATTGGAGCAGCAGGCGAGGCAGGTGTTGAAGAGCGGCGTCGGTCGTTGCATATCCTGCGGATCTCCGGCGGATCTCGTGGAGTACGAGAAAGTGCTCAAGGCCTTCTTCGTGCCGGTGTGGCGCTGGCCAGGGAAGGAGCCGCTCATGCACTGCAAGGACTGCAATCTCTTCTTCCCTCAATCGAtctctcctcctccgccgccgccgcgcctCCTGGAGAAGGAATCCGTGGATGCGGCTTTGAGATGCCACTTCTGCTCTCGTCAGGTCGATGCCTCGTTCAGGTTTTGCCCCTTCTGCGGATCGGGGCTTTAG